The following coding sequences lie in one Capsicum annuum cultivar UCD-10X-F1 chromosome 5, UCD10Xv1.1, whole genome shotgun sequence genomic window:
- the LOC107871880 gene encoding uncharacterized protein LOC107871880: MSNLSKLEFVILDISEKNYLSWVVDAKIHLAAKGLSANIIPNNAASSQEKAKAMIFLLHRLDEGLKVEYLTVKNPLELWIDLKGRYDNLKATLLPRARYEWMHLYNSVVFRIVSQLKLCGETINDEDMMEKTLTTFHASNMILQQQYHEKGFQKYSELTSCLLVDEQHNAL, encoded by the coding sequence ATGTCAAACTTGTCGAAGCTTGAGTTTGTGATACTTGACATCTCCGAAAAAAATTACTTGTCATGGGTTGTCGACGCTAAGATTCACCTAGCTGCTAAGGGTCTTAGTGCTAATATTATCCCGAATAATGCAGCGTCGAGTCAGGAAAAGGCCAAGGCTATGATTTTCCTTCTTCATCGTCTGGATGAAGGACTGAAGGTTGAATACCTTACGGTGAAAAATCCACTTGAATTGTGGATTGATTTGAAGGGAAGGTATGACAACCTAAAGGCCACGCTACTGCCTAGAGCTCGTTATGAGTGGATGCACTTATATAATTCTGTTGTATTCAGGATTGTTTCTCAATTGAAATTATGTGGGGAAACTATAAATGatgaggacatgatggaaaaaacACTAACTACTTTTCATGCCTCAAATATGATATTGCAGCAGCAATACCATGAAAAGGGATTTCAGAAATATTCTGAATTGACCTCATGCCTTCTAGTGGATGAGCAACATAATGCCCTTtag